gaactttgtgttaaattggccaaattaacaatttccaatcactttattttgtagttgaaacagttggcttggcgatttcttgtgctcaatcgatagaatagaagtaatactagtgaaatagctaagaatttggttgattggaataatgtaattggcctaaaatgggagtcaaagtcggcaaaatcaccgattcgtaaatgtcgctgacacatcaaaattcgcgagagcataatttcgtcaattttccaccaaatttcgtactttttgttttattactttcacaaaaagattctctacgatttcataagaaaaaataacaaattttttttttgaaaattcttggacactggtgcgtgactccagatttgggccttggaccctgaaagggttaatctccaaaattaatattttaaagTAAACTATTTTCTGTTAGAATTTTGAAGCCCGCAGAGGTCTCGatgaaatattaataatattgaCAATAACAATTAAGGTAAGTAACAGATATAAAATTACTAGAGTAGTAAGAGGGAAAGAAGTGAGGGAGTAGATGGAGCTGGTTGATAAGGTGGTTAAATTTGTTTTATTCTCTAAAATTAAGAATAATCTAGATCTGAAAAATTTTGACGGGAGAAGTAAAAGATCTAAAAAGATTAAGGTAAAGGATAGGGGTAAGGATAAGGCGATTAGTAGGCTAGACTTAAAATGAATTTTAAAGGCTTCGTTGGAAGCAAGAGAAGAGACATagataaataaaattaatattccCCCTAAAAAAATTagaaataaaatatatgaaaaccAGAAGGAAGGCCTGAATAGGCCTGAAAGTACACAGATAATAATGGTATGTGTAAGAAGGGCAAGTCCTATGGAGAGAGGGTGGGTTAGAGTTGAGAACAGGATAGCTATTCTTAAGGTAAGAGGGAGAGtgaaatataaaatattataactGATTTTGTATAAAGTTCTAAAAATGAGCTTTATCTTTGGTTTACAAGACCAAAATTTTTTATTTAAACTACTAGAACCTTTCAATTTAAATAGTTTAGAGTAAAACATCGGGTTGTGGTGCCGAAGATATAAGAAAGTTATTTTAAATTATGATGTGGGGTGCTTATGGTCATTTAGTTAGTTTAGTGTTTTTGTTATTTAGGGCGTTgggttttattttatttagtttagTAAGGTTAAGTTCGAGGTCTTCTTATGTAATTGAATGGGAAATTTTTTCTTTAAACTCTTCTTCTGTTGTAGTAACTTTGATTTATGATTGAGTAAGGTTCTTATTTTTGGGGGTAGTTTTATTTATTTCCTCTATGGTAATATACTATAGAGGAGATTATATGAGTGGGGATAAAAGGTACAGGCGATTTATATATTTAGTTTTTGGTTTTGTTCTATCTATAGGAGCTTTGATTATTAGCCCTAATTTAATTAGAATCCTTTTAGGTTGGGACGGGTTAGGACTAATTTCTTATGTATTGGTAATTTATTACCAAAACGAGAAATCAGCGAATGCAGGCATATTAACAGTTTTGTCAAATCGGATTGGAGATGTTGGGATTTTGTTGAGTAtttctttactttttatgctagGGGGttgaaattttattttttatgaaaGATATTTGAGCGGGAATTTTTTGTTATTAAAAATTTTAGTGTGCGTTGCTGCTATAACTAAGAGAGCTCAAATTCCGTTCTCGGCTTGACTTCCAGCAGCTATAGCTGCTCCTACTCCGGTTTCAGCTTTAGTTCATTCTTCAACATTAGTGACGGCTGGTGTTTATATTTTGATTCGCTTTAGTGGGGCTTTAAGGGGTTCGTGTGTACAAAGAGTTTTGTTGATTGTTTCTTGCCTAACTATATTTATAGCGGGCTTGGGGGCTAATTTTGAGTTTGATTTGAAAAAAATCATTGCTCTATCAACTTTGAGACAATTGGGCGTGATAATGAGAATTTTATCTTTAGGGTTCGCTGATTTAgctttttttcatttattaacTCATGCTTTATTTAAGGCTTTACTGTTTATGTGTGCGGGGATGGTAATTCATAGGATTAAAGAGTACCAAGATATTCGTAACATGGGCAGGTTAGTGATATGTATACCTTTGACTAGGGTTTGCATGAATTTAGCTAACCTAGCTTTATGTGGGATACCCTTCTTGGCTGGATTTTACTCTAAAGATTTAATTTTAGAAGTTGCATTTATAAGGGAAATtaatatttttagattttttttatatgtctTAAGCACTGGTTTAACAGTATGTTATACATTTTGATTAATCTATTATAGGATAAGGAGTTTTTCTAATATAAGGTCTGTAATATTTGTTAGGGAAAATCATAGAAAAATGTTGAGGGGAATAATAATATTAGGGGTTGGGGCGGTAACGGGAGGGTGTATTTTAGCTTGAGTGGTATTCCCGGAATCTTATATGATTTGTTTGAGGTTCCCTTTTAAAATTTTAGCTTTATTAGTGAGAGGATTAGGAGCTCTTTTAGGTTATGTGGTTAACATGGTCAGGTCAAGAACTAGGTTAAAGTCTGTTGGGTTTTATTCCTATGTTATGTTTGTAGGATCTATGTGGTTTATGCCGATTTTGTCGACTTTAGGGTGTCCCGCTGATGATTAAGGAGTGGGGAGTCTTTTTTCAAGATTGGAGATAAAGGTTGGTCAGAATATtttgggggtgagggaggattTGATGGGGTAATAAAAGGTTCTGTTTACTTACAATTAAGACAGGAGAATatgattataatttatataaaaggATTCTTTATTTGAATTATTGttatgttttttatttttatttaatttacttatatattttaaattagaATTTTGCATTGAAGCTGCAAAGGTGGTTATTAACCTATAGGTGATATTTTTAGAAGGAAAATCTTCAGCTTTACATTGAAAATGTAATATGTTTTATACACTATAAAAAAGAGAAGCGAACGGAATTTAACCGCTCGGGAAATAAGTTAGAAGCTTTTTCACTGGCCTAATTCTCTTTGACAGGAAAAAATTCAATTTTATCATTAACAGTAATATGCCTCTGGTTTTGGCTTCTGTCAAAATAAACTAGAGGTTTGGAACCAAAATTTAGGTCGAAACTAAACACAATCTTTCGCTTTCTAATTTGAAAAAGGTTTATAAACACTTTATGAATGCAACTCATATGTCATTATTGACTACATTTCCAGTTAGATCACTCTAAGGCACCTTTATATCACTCATAATAGAGGCCTATGAGAAGGATTAGGAGAAAAAATAGTCCTGTAGATCTTCAAGAGAAAATATCTGTGAAGGGGGAGATATGGGCTAGAGGAAGAATTAATGTGATTTCTACATCAAAAATTAGGAAAATTACAGCAATGAGGAAAAACCGTAGCCTAAAAGGTAGTCGAGCTGAAGTCTTAGGGTCAAATCCACATTCAAATGGGGATATTTTTTCTCGGTCTATAATGGTTTTTTTCGATAGAATTGAGGATAAGGTCATAATTAGAGTTGTAATCGAGAGAGTAAGAAGGACGATCAGGTTGATAGTTAGAATTAATTTTTCTAAACAATTAGACTTTCTAGTTGGAAGCTAGATGTACCATTAATACTAAAAAATTATCTTCCTCACCAGTAAATAAAAACATAAAGGAATAATCAAACTACATCAACGAAATGCCAGTATCAAGCTGCAGCCTCAAATCCAAAGTGGTGATTGTTAGAAAAGTGGCACTTGAAAAGGCGATAAAAACAAACTGTTAAAAATGAAGTCCCGATGATTACGTGAAGACCGTGGAATCCGGTTGCTACGAAGATGGTTGTTCCGTAAATTGAGTCTGCGATAGAGAAAGACGCTTCTAAATATTCGTATGCTTGAAGGGAAGTGAAGTAAACTCCAAGGAGGATAGTTAGTCCTAGACTTTGTATAGCTTCATAATGATGTGAGTTAAGGATTGCGTGATGTGCTCAAGTTACTGTCGCTCCTGATGAAAGTAAAATAGTTGTATTAAGTAGGGGAACTTGGAAAGGATTGAAAGGTTGAATACCTTCAGGTGGTCAAAACATTCCAATTTCAATTGTGGGTGCAAGTCTTCTATGAAAGAAAGCccaaaaaaatgagaagaaaaaTAGTACCTCAGAGACGATAAATAAAATTATTCCTCACCGAAGGCCTTTTATGACGGTTTGAGTATGGAGACCCTGATATGTTCCCTCTCGAGTTACATCTCGTCATCATTGAATTATAGTTAAAATAATAGGAATAAATCTAAAAAAGAGAAGATCTGGATTAAATTGATGGAATCATTTAATGAGACCCGATGTTAAAAGTATAGCTCTGATTGATCCGGTCAAGGGTCAAGGTCTCATGTCAACTAAGTGAAAGGCATGGTGTCTGTGTGATGACATTAATTTACTTCACTGGCATAAAGAGTTCTGAGAACTGCAAATACATAGGATTGAATGATTGCAACAGCAGACTCCAATATAAGGAGAAGAATTTGGGCTAAAAtaagaaaaattaataatttgggGGATAGTGAGGATCCTATCCTTCCGAGTAAAGTTAGAAGGAGATGACCTGAAATTATATTTGCTGCAAGTCGGATTGCCAATGTGCCTGGTCGGATAATATTCCTAATTGTTTCGATGAGAACTATAAAAGGTATAAGCACATTTGGGGTCCCTTGGGGTACTAAGTGGGCAAGCATGTGCTGAGTGTGGTTAAATCATCCAAACAAAATAAAAGCTAATCATAAAGGTAGGGCCAGGGTTAGAGTTATTGCTAGATGTCTGGATCTGGTAAAGATATAAGGAAGGAGGCCTAAAGAGTTATTAAAAAGAATGAAGCTAAATAATGaaacaaataaaaatgataaacCTGGGTTAGAGGGTCCTAAAATTGTCTTAAATTCATTATGAAGGGtagatacaattttaaatcataaaTAAAGTCATCAAGATGGCGAAGTTCAGAAAAGAATCGGAACGAATAGGAATCCTAAGAATGTTGATATTCAGTTTAGATTAAGTGAGAGAATACTTGAGGATGGTTCAAAAATGGAAAATAATCTTATCATTTTCAGGATTTTTCTAGAATTGTTGATTTATGGGTGAAAGTTTCTGTTTTAATTGGAAGTTTGTAGAAGAAATTAATGATAAAGAATAAAATATTCCCAAGAGTGAATATTAGAAAAAGATTAAATCAAAGTAAGGCCCTATTTGAGGCATTCAAAAATATCATAAATATGATAACTTTAATCTGACAAACTAATGTTATTTTTTAACTAATTTTAGTCTCTAGAAGTAGGAGAACTACTTTTTTAGGTTTAAAAGACCTAAACTTTTATAAGTTATCTGGAGAGAAAATTAATTATGAATTTCTAGAAATTCAATTCAAGAAAGAGTCTACCGAGATCCTTTCAATTAAAATCGGTATAAACCTGTGGTTAGCTCCACAAATTTCGGAACATTGACCGTAGAATAGGCCTGGTCGATTTACTAGAAACCTAATTTGATTAAGTCGTCCTGGGATGGCGTCGGCTTTTACTCCTAAGGAGGGAATAGTTCAGGAATGGATTATGTCTGCTGCTGAAATAATAAGACGAATTTGAGTATTTAAGGGAATAGGAATTCGGTTATCAACATCTAAAAGTCGTAAATTTGAGTCGATATTATAGGGTGCCATGTAGGAATCAAATTCGACATTTAGAAAGTCCGAATATTCGTAGGATCAGTATCATTGATGCCCGATGGTTTTAATTGTGACTCTCGAGTTATTAGTTTCGTCCAATAAATAGAGTAGCCGCAGGGAAGGCATAGCGATGAAAATTAAGATGATAGCAGGTAAAATAGTTCAGATAATTTAAATTTCTTGGTTTTCAAGTAAAAATCGGTTAATAAGTGAGTTTAGTGTTgaattaattaaaatataacCTACTAATGTAGTGATGAGAATGAGAATAAATATTGTGTGATCGTGGAAGTATGCTAATTGTTCCATAAGTGGAGAAGCGCTGTCTTGGAGTCCTAAACATCCTCATGTTGGCATCTCTAAAAGAAGGTGATTTCTTCCTGGTAGGAGCTTAAATCCTATACATCTATCTGTCATTTTAGATAATTAGAAATTAGAGGAATTTCTGCGTACCTGTGATCAGCAGGAGGGAAAGGGTGCTGTCATTCAATGGATGAGGACAGGAAGGACGGTGAAGTAATATTACGTTTTGATATTAAAGCCTCTCAAACAATAATTATGAACCAGAAAACAGCTACTAATGAAATAAGAGATCCGACTGATgagacaatacagtggacccccgcatagcgaacttaatccgtgcaagagggctggtcgttatgcgaaatgttcgctatgcgaattaattttccccataagaaataatggaaataaaattaatccgtgcaagacacccaaaagtatgaaaaaaaaatttttttaccacaaaaaaatgttaattttagcacacacaaactgaaaaaggcatgcacaattacatgacacttacttttattgaagatttggtgatgattgatgggatgggaggaggggagagcattatcttcttactgtttagaaggggaatccccttccattaggacttgaggtagcaagtccttttctggggttacttcccttcttcttttaatgccactaggaccagcttgagagtcactggacctctgtcgcacaacaaatctgtccatagagctctgtacctcccgttccttcaagactttcctaaaatgggccataacattgtcattgaaatagtcaccagcacggcttgcaacagctgtgtcagggtgattttcatccataaaggtttgcagttcaacccactgtgcacacatttccttaatttttgaagtaggcacaatggattccacaactggcataggcttctcagggttagccccaaacccttcaaaatctttcttaatttccatactaattctcaccctttttaccacagggttggcactagaagctttcttggggcccatggtcacttattttccagaaacagcaccgaaaacactgtaataatacgaaatattccgagtgtatgcttgaatgttaccgcggaggctagctggtaaacaatgggacgggcggcacatgtgaggctggctgagggcccacattggacgcgtctcggacgaagttcgctgagcgggtttttgtctactatgcggggcaaaatttcagcgaacaaagcgttcgctatgcggattgttcgctgtgcaaggcgttcgctatgcgggggtccactgtatttcatgctGCGTAAGCATCTGGGTAGTCTGAATACCGTCGTGGCATACCATTTAATCCTAGGAAGTGTTGGGGAAAGAAGGTTAAGTTTACTCCTAAAAATATAGTAAAGAAGTGAGGTTTTAATCATGAAGAATTCAGAGAAAATCCAGTGAATAGGGGGAATCAGTGAACAATACCTCCAAAAATTCCAAATACGGCTCCTATAGATAGAACGTAGTGGAAGTGAGCTACAACGTAGTAGGTGTCATGAAGAATGATGTCGATTGAGGAGTTTGCTAAAATTACTCCTGTTAAGCCACCTACTGTAAATAAGAAAATAAAGCCTAAGGTTCATAGGAGGGAAGGCGTGTATGAGAATTGAGAACCTTGAAGAGTTCTTAATCATCTGAAGATCTTAATTCCTGTGGGGATGGCAATAATTATGGTTGCTGATGTAAAATATGCTCGGGTATCAACATCTATACCTACGGTGAACATATGGTGGGCTCACACAAGGAATCCTAGAATTCCAATTGCTGTTATGGCATAAATTATTCCTAGTGTTCCGAATGCTTCTTTTTTGCCTGATTCTTGTGTAACGATGTGTGAAACTATACCGAAAGCCGGGAGAATTAAGATGTAGACTTCAGGGTGCCCAAAAAATCAGAATAAGTGCTGGTAGAGAATAGGGTCCCCTCCGCCAGCAGGGTCAAAGAAAGTGGTGTTTAAATTTCGATCTGTAAGAAGTATAGTAATTGCTCCTGCTAGAACGGGAAGGGATAGAAGTAGAAGTACTGCGGTGATGAAAACGGATCATACAAATAAAGGTATTCGGTCTATGGTTATTCCTCTTGTTCGTATGTTGATTGCTGTAGTTATAAAATTTACAGCCCCTAGAATTGAGGAAACTCCAGCCAAATGAAGGGAGAAGATTCCAAGGTTGACTGATGCCCCTGCATGGGCGATTGATGCTGCTAGAGGGGGGTAAACTGTTCATCCTGTCCCAACACCCCTTTCTACTATTCCCCTTGTAAGGAGAAGAGTGAGAGAAAATGGTAAAAGTCAGAATCTTATATTATTTATTCGAGGGAAGGCTATATCAGGGGCTCCAAGTATAAGGGGAACTAATCAATTTCCAAAACCCCCAATCATGATTGGTATAACTATGAAGAAAATCATCACGAAGGCGTGGGCTGTGACAATTACATTATAAATTTGATCATCTCCAATTAATCTTCCTGGTTGACCAAGTTCGGCTCGAATAATCAGTCTCAGGGAAGTGCCTACTATACCGGTCTCACTTTTTATCCTTTTAACTAGCTTCTATTTTGAACTCTTATCTCCACAATCATTTTATTGACATGGATTGGGGCCCGATCTGTAGAAGATCCTTATATTTTTTCAGGACAAGCTCTAACTGTCATTTACTTTTCTTATTATGTTACTGATCCTTTAATTACCCTTTTAACAGACTTCCTCCTAGAATGGCTATTTAGTTTATTTAAAACAAATGTTTTGAAAGCATTTAAAGGAAGATTTTCCAATATCCGCCAACATATAAATTTAGTTTATACTAAAATTAATTTTACCcttaagaaaaaaattaaaaaatttaaagATATAGGAAGAAACCTTTTTCAAGCCATATACATCAATTTATCATATCGCAATCGCGGTAAAGTTCCCCGTACCCAAATAAATGCAAACCTGACCATCACCAATTTTATATAAAATCCTAACCTTAAAACTCTCCCCcctaaaaataataatgttgatACTCCACTCATAAACAAAATTCTGACATACTCAGCTATAAAAATTAATACAAATCCCCCTCTCCTATACTCAGTATTAAATCCAGAAACCAACTCAGACTCTCCCTCTGCAAAATCAAAAGGAGTGCGATTTATCTCTGCCAAACAAGAACCTAACCAAACTATAGACAATGGAAATGTTAATCAAATAAACCACATTCTTTCTTGATAATATCTTAATTCTATAAACCTAAATCTCCCAACTAAAAACACATAAGATAACAAAATTAAAGCCAACCTTACCTCATACGAAATAGTTTGTGCTACAGCACGAAGACTCCCTAATAAAGAATATTTACAATTTGAAGCTCATCCAGCCCTTAACAAAGGGTAGACCCCTAGTCTCAaacaacataaaaaaaataatacacctgTATCAAAATCCACTAATCCTAAATCATATGGAATAACCCTTCACAAAATTAAAGCAATAAATAAACCGAATACCGGCAATAAATAATAAGGTAAAAAATTAGATATTACCGGTGAATTCTGCTCTTTTATAAACAATTTAACAGCATCTGAAAAAGGCTGAAGTAATCCTAGAACACCTAATTTATTAGGACCCTTACGAATTTGGATATAACCTAAAATCTTACGCTCCAGAAGAGTTACAAATGCcactccaactaatacacaaacTATCAACATTAAGTATCTCACAATTCTAATAATCACAGCACTATTTCCAATACTTTTACCTATAGAGTGTTTTCTATATAATTAAATTCTAAATTTAACGCATATTCTCTGCCAAAGTAAATTTAATTCTAGGCACACCTTCCAGTACACCTACTATGTTACGACTTATTCCACCTTAAACGGAAGTGACGGGCGATATGTACATACTTTAGTTCTCATATCACACTAACTTACTAAATTGTGTATT
The sequence above is drawn from the Cherax quadricarinatus isolate ZL_2023a chromosome 50, ASM3850222v1, whole genome shotgun sequence genome and encodes:
- the LOC138854152 gene encoding NADH-ubiquinone oxidoreductase chain 6-like — encoded protein: MFYSKLFKLKGSSSLNKKFWSCKPKIKLIFRTLYKISYNILYFTLPLTLRIAILFSTLTHPLSIGLALLTHTIIICVLSGLFRPSFWFSYILFLIFLGGILILFIYVSSLASNEAFKIHFKSSLLIALSLPLSFTLIFLDLLLLPSKFFRSRLFLILENKTNLTTLSTSSIYSLTSFPLTTLVILYLLLTLIVIVNIINISSRPLRASKF